The sequence below is a genomic window from Haematobia irritans isolate KBUSLIRL chromosome 3, ASM5000362v1, whole genome shotgun sequence.
ttttgtcattattattaccacaaatgtgtatgctatcattaaaattgtattgtatGTGTAAGAGGCTGGGATCTAACTTCTACAACAAAAACACCTCCCTCCATTCAGCAAGGACGGAGCATTCTGAGACCAATAATtcaatgcgttacaaacggaatgacaaagttggtaTATcatggtataaaaatggatGGATGGCATAAAAatgaagagaaacaaaattAGTATGCAATTGCACTCTCTTCCTTTTAAGTTCACATCAAATCAAATGCAAtgcttataaataaaataaatctggtATCTGCATGCGCTAAAAGTGAATTCATAGTTTTAGTTTAAAATAACGCAACTAATTTCCATATTAGCTGAAAGGAAATAAAAGCTGAAACTTTAAGCACCAAACAAATTCGCCTATAACATATGTATATCCATGAGACGGGAGATAAAAAGCTCACCGAACGTTCAACACTCTTCGTAGTAAATTATAGATCGAGTGACCAAAATCAAAAAACCGTTTATAAAGAGATATTATCTATAGTTTGCTCTCACAGTtcgaaaatttaactttttccacacatatatgtttagaatATCCAAAAGATAAATTTCCATTTGTTTAGTAGCTTGCGAAACTTTCACGTGTTAATACGAAATTGTGGTCCATCGAAAATGCGGTAACACGGtatatgacaaaaaattaagtgaAGTGAAAGAGTGCTGTTAATTCATGGTGGCGCcagaatgaataaaaaaatgaaaataaatttgttattgCTGGCATTCTGCTTTGGGATAGGCAGTTGCCAGCGAAATAATCCATTAactcttaaaataaaaataggtgATAAATTAATAGCATATGGCCACTACTTAACCTTATTCTTTGATTTCTTTCTAATAAAGGAGGCATATTTTACGATTATGAATATGAAATTGAAGAAGCTTTCATAAAAACTGTCAGTGTTGCTAACAATCAAAATGATGCCAATTTTAAATTGGAAGCAATTACCAAACACTTGAAGGACTCCGATGGTTCTATGGTCATAGAAAAATACGGTTCGTGATTagtaaatttcataaatttttcttatagaattaaTTAAATGGTTTCGTTGTCGCgtgtatttttattattttcgttttCTTAGCATGCGATTTATTAGAAATGGGTGTTGCAGCTATTTTTGGACCAAGTTCAAAGGCAAACAGTGGTAAGTGAATATATGCTAGACAACGCGTAGATGTGTCTAGTCTGTGTAGTCTAAAGTGTGTctagataatatttttattttctcaagtGACGTAAACTATTATTTGAATATGGGAAAtctgtttatttttttgttttcatgacACCTATTTAACAAAGGAATTTATTAGGAAATGTTTGGAATCGTTTttgatatttggaacatatgacAGTATATACATATACGGATGGATAGCTGTGatctatttttaaatattaaaacacagctATAGGCAATGGAGACATTAGACCTTAAACTCATTGTAGTTACTAGAATTcacaacaaaatgttctacatctTACAGTTACAGTTCGCAAAATTTAATGTGACCAAAGAAAAGTTGGGCTATTATCATTTTGGCAAgactatttcatccgatctgcctgaaatttggtacatagtgttggcatatattctctaacaaccacatcgacatcggtctataattatatatagcccccatataaaccgatcccccgttttggcatgcggagcctctaagagaagcaaatttcatccgattcggttgaaatttggtacgtggtattagtatatggtctctaacaaccatgcaaaaattggtccatatcgtccataattatatatagcctccatataaaccgatccccagatttgaactccggagcctcttggaggagcaaaattcatccgattcagttgaaatttggaacgctgtgttaatatatggtctctaacatccatgcaaaaattagtccacatcggtccatacctatatatagcccccatataaaatgttccccagatttgacctccggaatctcttggaggagcaaaattcatccgatccggttgaaatttggaacgtggtgttagtccatataggccgctaacaaccatgctaaaagtggtgcatatcggtctatagttatatatggccgatcccaatcacacaaaaattggtccatatcggttcatattaatggttgccactcgagccaaaataatttaccaaaattttatttctatagcaaattttgtcaaaattgtatttgtatagaaaattttgtcaaagttttatttctataaaaaattttgtcaaaatgttatttctatagaaaattttgtcccgattttatttctttagaaagttttgttaaaattttatttctatagaaattttgtacaaattttatttctttagaaaattttgttcaaattttatttctatagaaaattttgtcaaaattttatttctatagaaaattttgtcaaaattttatttctatagaaaattttgtcaaaatgttattgctatagaaaattttgtcaaactgaattatatacgtatttaatcggcctttttttagtttaatatataccacgtatggactaacttacaatttagaagacggtatttggatgttttaagataccatcggtaagtgttaccccaacccaagtaattcgattgtagatgacagtctttagtagaagtttctacgcaattcatggtgggagctacataagcttcggcctggccgaacttacggccgtatatacttgtttttagattaatatatgtttacatccaagcatattatatttacaaagatttgatgtcccaaatatgttctaacatattaacatatatgtcccaaacatgttctgctagtttatgaacattatacgcttgaacttaaaaatattatgttaaaaaatttgggttttacaccccaacatatgaaaaacaatctttttccTCCGTGGAGGCTTTTAGAAAGTCAAATATTCACTTTTTATCGATAAATTGCGATCAGCGACGAAGCTCACTTTTGGATCAATGGGTATGTAAGTAAGCGGGACTGTCAATTTTGCTTGTGAAAATAAGCACTGTTTCGTGTGGTTTATAGGCTGTTGGCATCATTAGACTGTACTTCGTCAAAGGTTATGCGAATCGTAACATAACTGTAAATGGTGAGCGCTACCGTGAGATGAGCTCCAactttttttatctttttttacacggtgttagtctaccatgcaccatgcaaaaattagtaaaaatcgTTCCATacgtatccccagatttggcttacggatcctcttggaagaccaaaattcattccaTCCGGTTAAATTCGATACGCTATATTATTCTATGGTAATGTTGGACTGACATAAATTCTAGTGCACCAATAAATTCAATTCCTGGTATTTGTATTGAGTGTAATTGAATTGTAGTCGTATGCCCATTACTATAATTTCTATGGCATTGTATGCATTGtttaatgtagaaaatttttcatgtttttatatatttttagatattGTGGCTATTTTATCTAACGTCACTGGTGTTCCAAATCTTCTTTTTGACGCCATCAATGAGGAAAACGAACAACAGAAGGCTGGTCATCAGCTAACGTTGAACGTCTATCCAGCCCAGCTGATTTTGTCCAAAGCATATTCGGATATTGTTCATAATTTCGGATGGAAAAAGTTCAACATTATCTATAATGCCGAAGATGGTGAGTATAGATacctaaagaatatatagatatttttttctaatctCTTTGGTAATCTATGCACTCTTGAGTAGATAACGCTCCCATGCGTCTACAAGATATTTTACAGTTAAGAGATATTCACAATGAGGCTGTTCGTGTGCGTAAATTTCGCAAAGGCGATGATTATCAAGTTATGTGGAAGAGTATTCAAGGTGATAAGAGAGTTATCCTGGACTGTCCACCAGATATGTTGGTAGAGGTGTTGGAAGCTTCAATTCCATTTGATTTGACTGGACAGTTTAATGTGGGTATTCATTTCAATACGAGTATAGTCAGATGATGCTtactttttttcgatttttttagcatttatttttaacaaatttagaaaatccAGCTGGAGTTTTGGAACCTTTAAGAGATAATGAAACGTTTGCCCTTAATATTACAGCAACTCGTTTAATGGGTAAAGATATGGAAAATGTAAGTTTAATAACGTCACTGTAATGCAATACGTCATATGTAATGTTAGTTCGCCAATACACCTGTAATGCATCGAAATGTCGATGCGACTATATACTTAGACTTAGTATTTTTCATCTGAGAGGTTTTTTGGGTCTACCATAAAACCTCTTTGAAAATATGCACAATTGGCTTTAATGAGCTTGACCCAGTTTTTAGTATTATAGAAACTCTCCTTATAtttgattgtttgtttttaactaCAAACTTATTTTATTTGATTGTTGGAATTGGGTACGCTTTTTTTTCAGAGCATAAATTAAACTATATCGATCCTATATTAACCTAAAACACAATTTGTCTTTTTGAGCGTAGTAGAAACACCTTATACCCACCGCCATCAAATAGTAATGGCGGTATAATAACTTTATAGAAGTATAGTTTTCCCACTAAAGTGAAGaatataaagtgtatatatattcGCATGGTACATATActtatcaaattttgtaaattcatATAATCCATGAATTCATTATACTCGTATATCAGGAAAAAAGAGGTTGTACACTaaccaatttaaaataaattgaggaacgatatgaaaaatatgaagtaaatataaaaacatataaagaaaatttgttcagattcattcattaaaaaaaaaaaaacaagtatatacggccgtaagttcggccaggccgaatcttatgtaccctccaccatggattgcgtagaaacttctacgaaaaactgccatccaaaattacttgggttgcggtaacatttgctgatggcaaggtatcttaaaacttcttaacaccatcttctcaatacatatataattcagtttgacaaaattttctatagaaataaaatctgacacaattttctatagaaataaaatgttggcaacattttctatagaaatggaattttgacaaaattttctatagaaataaaattttaataaaattttctatagaaataaaattttgacaacattttctatagaaataaatttttgacaaaactttctatagcaataaaattttgacaaaattttctatagatataaaatcttgacaaaattttctctagtataaaattttgacaaaattttctatagaaataaaatgttgacattttgacaaaattttctgtaaaaaaaaattggtagattatttttggggatcggctatatataactatagaccgatatgaaccaattttggcatatttgTTAGCGGCTatgtactagcgcaatgtacaaatttcatcacgtaccaaatttcaaccggatcggatgaatattgctcctccaagagctccggagatcaaatctggggatcggtttaaatgggggctatatataattatgggccgatatggaccaattctggcacggttcttagagaccatatactaacaccatgtaccaaatttcagccggatgggatgaaatttgctgctcttagaggctccgcaagccaaatctggggatcggtgtatatgggggctatatataactatggaccgatgtagaccaatttttgcatggttgttagagaccatatactaacaccatgtaccaaatttcagccggatcggatgaaagttgcttctcttagaggctccgcaatccaaatctgaggatcggtttatatgagggctatacataattatggaccgatattaaccaattttttcatggttgttagagaccatttactaacaccatatatcaaatttcagccggattggatgaaatttgcttctcctagagcaattgcaagccaaatttgggttccgtttatatgggggctatacgtaaaagtggtccgatattgtccatttgcaataccatccaaactACATCAAtagaaactacttttgccaagtttcaagtcgatagcttgtttcgttcggaagttagcttgatttcaacagacggacggacatgcttagatcgactcagaatttcaccacgacccagaatatatatactttatggggtcttagagcaatatttcgatgtgttacacacggaatgacaaagttaatatacccccatcctatggtggagagtataaaaatagtacacaaaaataaataaaaaatattgttttaaataataaatattacaagcttttaatatttgtttggtagcctTTAGCGTGTTTTTAGCCTGGAGCCTCTTTGACATTGAGTGGGCTAGAGTTTTCGTCAAATCTACGGGAGTTGAGGTTCATATATCCATAAGGATGCTTTGGAGAGTTTCTTTGCTAGAAATGTTAAAGTTCTTCAGCTTTGTTTTTTATATGCACactagagtgaccgcaacttatatgggacaaaaatttgagcccgattaaacgacgttaacacgtgccgctcgtcgctcaaaattaaaaaaaaaaaaaacaagtaaggaaagtctaaagtcgggcggggccgactatattataccctgcaccactttttatatctaaattttcgataccataccacatccgtcaattgtgttgggtgctatatataaaaggtttatcttaaatacatacattttaatatctctcgatctggacagagtttgatagacttctacaaattctatagactcaaaatttaagtctacaGACTCAAATGcattagggtgaaacacaatgttagtaaaaaatatgggaaacatttaaatctgaagaaattttatggaaacttcgcaaaagtttatttatgatttatcgctcgatatatatgtattagaagtttaggaaaattagagtcatttttacaacttttcgactaagcagttgcgattttacaaagaaaatgttggtattttgaccatttttgtcgaaatcagaaaaacatatatatgggagctatatctaaatctgaaccgattccaaccaaatttggcacgcacagctaggatgctaattatactccctgtgcaaaatttcaactaaatcggagtaaaaaattggcctctgtggtcatatgagtgtaaatcgggcgaaagctatatatgggagctatatctaaatctgaaccgatttcaatcaaattgagtacaattaactacactactaattgtgctcctagtggcacacttgactttactgctaattgttctcctagtgcaaaatttcaaccaaattgggccaaaactctggcttctaggaccatattagtccatatcgggcgaaagatatatatgggagctatatctaaatctgaaccgatttcaatcaaattgagtaCAATTAACTACGctactaattgtgctcctagtgcaaaatttcaaccaatttgggccaaaactctggcttctaggaacatattagtccatatagggcgaaagatatatatgggagctatatctaaatctgaaccgatttcaatcaaatttggcacacatcactatactactaattgtactcctagtgcaaaattccaagctaatcgggataaaacactgtcttctgggtccatataagtgcatatcgggcgaaatatatatatgggagctatatctaaatctgaaccgatttcaatcaaatttggcacatatgactatactactaattgtactcctattgcaaaatttcaaccacattgggccaaaactctggcttctggggccatataagtgcatatcgggcgaaagatatatatgggagctatatttaaatctgaaccgatttcttccaaaatcaatagggttctattctgacccaaaaaaggaacacatgccaaatttgaaggcgattggacttaaattgcgacctagactttgatcacaaaaatgtgttcacagacagacggacggacggacggacagacggacatggttatatcgactcagggcaccactctgagcattattgccaaagacaccatatgtctacctcgtctccttctgggtgttacaaacatatgcactaacttataataccctgttccacagtgtggcgcagggtataaaaacgaatgttTTGGCCAAAAAGTTGATGTATTGAGCCATAACTCGAGAAGAGTAAATAATAAcacgtatataaagcagtaaattcggccgggccgaatcttaaatatccaccaccatgaatcaaatataatagtttactttgaaaactcttcgtcgtagtgggttacttgataatatatagaaattgcagggggtttgatgacaaatcttctcccaagcaagtcttttcccgaagacaaactttaaagattttacctatgaagaccagatcagattctggatttatgagaaccaattttgtttgagttttagagaattataaacatatcgtgtatatgatgaaattacgccttgatttgaaatcttaaatctgtagattttttccgccattatttaaacaaatacgatgagttaaatctggaaattctactttcagtttcaagcaattttcatgaccatgaaagaagtgttttcttttttgagaaacgtaatttaagacaagcaaagtttttttgacacaaattttagagacaaccgttgaataaacgaaaatactttataagaaaaggaaattccgtttgtctaaaatttcattatagattattaatttccagcaaatcgtataaaaactacggattctagaagcccaagaaataaagccgggagatctatttatattggggctataccaaaacatggaccgataggtatcatttgctactcacatatttgtgatcttaaaatacctccagactttcaatttcaaacaaatcggctaaaaaatatagtctctagacgcccaagaagtaaaaatcgagagatccgtctatatgggggttataccaaaaaatggacctcgatattcctcaatttcggcacacttattagtggtctaaaaatacatctcgatttcgaatttcaggcaaatcgggtaataaataaagtttatagaagctcaagaatttcaggcaaatcggattgtaaatatagtttctagaagcccaaaatcgggagatcggtctatatgggggctataccaaaacatggatcgacgggcactattttcgacacacctttttatggtcccaaaagaactctagattttcaatttcaggaaaatcggatagaaaatatagtttctagaagcccaagaagcaaaatcgggagatcagtctatatgggggctataccaaaacatggaccgatgagcaccattttcggcacacctttttatggtcctcaaatacctctagatttccaatttcaggcaaatcggatggtaaatatagtttctagaagacctagaagcaaaatcgggagatcggtctatatgggggctataccaaaacatgaacgtatgggcatcattttcggcatacctttttatggtccttaaatacctctatattttcaatatcagggaaattgaataaaaactacggtttttataggcccaagactccaaatcgggaggttgctttatatgggggctatatcaaaacatggaccgatacggaccattttcgacacacctctttacggtcgcaaaatacatctagattttcaatttcagacaaatcggatagaaaatactgtttctagacgcgtaagaagcaaaatcgggagatcggtatatatgggggctatactaaaacatggaccgatacggactattttcgacacacctctttatagtcccacagtacatctagatttccaatttcaggcaaatcggatggtaaatatagtttctagacgcccaagaagcaaaatcgagagatcggtctatatgggggctataccaaaacatggactgatacggaccattttcgacacacctctttatggttccaaaatacctctagatttccactttcaggcaaatcggatggtaaatacagtttctagacgcccaagaagcaaaatcgggagatcggtctatatgggggctataccaaaccatggaccgatacggaccattttcgacacacctctttatggttccaaaatacctctagatttccaatttcaggcaaatctgataaaaactacggtttttataggcctaagaccccaaatagggaggtcggtttatatggggactatatcaaaacttggaccgatatagtccatcttcgaacttgacctgcctgcaaacaaaaaacgaatctgtgccaaatttcgggacgatagcgccattattgaaggctgtagcgtgattacaacagacagacagacagacagacggacatgcttatatcgtcttagaatttctccctgatcaagaatatatatactttatatagtcggaaatcgaaaatatttcgatgtgttacaaacgatagcttattttgtccttaaaaatttatgttatgaACAAAATTGTTATAACTCTGAGTCAAACCGAATTACGCCAGCCTTTAGCTTGAAACGCGACCTGGTGCAACTAGGAGCATTCGCCtcaaccccacaaaacgaatcctcTTTTCAGATATTGGgattgccaaaatttgagcccgattaaacgacgttaacacgtaccgccaaaaaattcgtttttttccaaattttgagcgaCGAGTGGCACGTGTTAatgtcgtttaatcgggctcaaattttggctatcccaatatctggaaaggggattcgttttgtggagTAAAGGCGAACAtgattccgacatttttttttgccccatataagttgcgtTCACTCTAATGCAAACAGGTGTTCAATTGGATTTATGTCCGAGCTCTGCGAAGGGTAAGGTAATATTTTTTGGTGTTGCAAATATTCTTCAACTATATGGGACGATTGCATGGGGTTATTATCTTGGACAAGCACAAATCCATCTTCCAGACCCATTTTTAGGGCAGATTCGGCTAAATTATTATTCAGAATATTTAAACTATATACTTTGTCTATATTTCCTTTAATAATAAGATTTTAAACTCCATTTGCGCTCCACGCCGTCACATTCCTACGTGGTTGACAGTATGTGTAATATTTCATGTATTCCTTTCCTTGCTGACTGTGTATTAGATTAATTATGATTTCATGTCTTATATAGTTTTTCAATACAGAAGTTGATTCCAATAATTCCGATATGCCAGCAAGGAAATTATTGCCCGATCTTTTACATGATGCTGTTATGCTGTTTTATTTGGCACTAAAGGAAATTAGCAGTCAATACATGATAGAAGAGGCACCCAGTTACAGTTGTGACAGCTTAGACTTCTATGGTGAAACTGAACGATGGCGTTTTGGAGAATATATCAATAGGGTCATGAGACAGGTAATTATAGTCTTCGCTTTTCctttgatattttaattaacccAACATAAAATCGTATGTTTTTCAGATTGCCCCACTAAATGACACATATTTTCATTATGGGCCTATACAATTCGATGATGATGGCTATCGAACCCATTTTCAATTGGAAATGTATGAACCTTTAGATAATTATGGCCTTGCTTTGTGGAATACGAATGGCCATATAAGTAGTGAAcatattcaaacaaatttaagcAAGAAAATTGTGTATCGTGTGGCTACACGTTTGGGTGCCCcgtattttattgaaaagtatttctatttttatttcttttttatacattcacatttagtttttcttttaatttcatatttgtAGTATTTCTAAATAACAtctttttttgcagggaaaatgcCAACAATTTTACAGGGAATGACCGTTATATGGGTTATGCTGTTGACTTGATTtacgaaatttctaaagaattgaatttcgaatatatttttgtaccaGTCGTTGGCAATGGTTATGGAAAATACAATAAGGATACAAAGCGTTGGGATGGCATTATAGGGGAATTAATTAATAATGTAAGTTCAATTTTGTGTATATGCCTAAAGATTGATCTCTTCTGGTatatataccctgcgccacactgtggaacagggtattataagttagtgcatatgtttgtaacacccagaaggagacgagatagagtaTGGTGTAttttcaagtgtgcaaaatttggtggaaatcggttcaaatttagatactcACATTTATATTGTTCGATGTACACTAACATGgccaccagaaaaaaatttcatcccgaAACCACAGTTTcaatccgatttacttgaaattttgcacagatagcATAATTAACATTCTAGCTACGCATGCCGagtttggttgatatcggttcagatttagatatagcccccatatatatcttacgcccgatatgcacataTATGACTCTAGAAGAAAGATTTttctctgatttgcttcaaattttgcacaagaagtatgtTTGTtagtatcgtcaagtgtgccaagtttgatttaaatcgtttcagatttaggtatagcccccatataaacgtacatttGCAGAAATGCATTAGGTATTTGagagagttttatttctatgcaattggaaagaataaaaaattcgaaactttaaagtttttgggccacggaacaatttttttcaaaaattacgattttttgggaattaaaaatatgaattgaaaccttaATAACATTTGAACTAATTGTGTTagcattatgatttttattgattttt
It includes:
- the LOC142229215 gene encoding glutamate receptor ionotropic, kainate 2-like (The sequence of the model RefSeq protein was modified relative to this genomic sequence to represent the inferred CDS: added 735 bases not found in genome assembly); the encoded protein is MNKKMKINLLLLAFCFGIGSCQRNNPLTLKIKIGGIFYDYEYEIEEAFIKTVSVANNQNDANFKLEAITKHLKDSDGSMVIEKYACDLLEMGVAAIFGPSSKANSDIVAILSNVTGVPNLLFDAINEENEQQKAGHQLTLNVYPAQLILSKAYSDIVHNFGWKKFNIIYNAEDDNAPMRLQDILQLRDIHNEAVRVRKFRKGDDYQVMWKSIQGDKRVILDCPPDMLVEVLEASIPFDLTGQFNHLFLTNLENPAGVLEPLRDNETFALNITATRLMGKDMENFFNTEVDSNNSDMPARKLLPDLLHDAVMLFYLALKEISSQYMIEEAPSYSCDSLDFYGETERWRFGEYINRVMRQIAPLNDTYFHYGPIQFDDDGYRTHFQLEMYEPLDNYGLALWNTNGHISSEHIQTNLSKKIVYRVATRLGAPYFIEKENANNFTGNDRYMGYAVDLIYEISKELNFEYIFVPVVGNGYGKYNKDTKRWDGIIGELINNDAHMGICDLTITQARKEVVDFTVPFMTLGISILAYQTPVERKSWSAFLEPFQNEVWVYVLVSIFIISFLYAAISRITVGDWENPHPCVKDPDSVENRWNIPNSFWITIGSIMTAGCDILPTHSTMRIFTAMFWIFAIILNNSYTANMAAFLTNSKMDNSITGIEDLAGQGEVKFGTIEGGSTYSLFAESNETTYRLAFNRMQRSDPPVYTKDNMEGVDRVLKNNGSYMFLMETTSLEYNTERNCK